The Lactiplantibacillus paraplantarum genomic sequence CTACCAGGTAATTCCTTATATTCAACGGTATTATCAACCAAGGCCTTATGAAATGGACCAAACTTAGGATTATTTAAGAAGTCATTCTTATATGAATAAGGATGTTCAACATTTAAATACTTTTGTAAGTAAGTAGACATGTTGGCCATCCCTTCAACAAAGGTATCTGCGACCTCTTGATCAGCGTACATAGGCTTAGTTAAGGCTGCAAAATATTTCTTTTCTGACCCATAATCTTCGGTAGTAGAAATCATTTGTGCTGCGTAACGAGTGTTACCACCTTCATAACCTTCAGGAGCGCTATCAACTAATAATACTTTGGCACCTTCATCTGCAGCAAAACGAGCAGCTGTAGCACCTGCACCACCAAAGCCTAAAACTATAACATCATAGTTTTTGTCAAAGTTTACATTATCTTTATTTAATCTGGACATAATTATCCTCCAAACTATAATCAAAGTGATATAATTTATAATAAACCGCTTACAAATGATATTATTGCAATAAAAAAGGCTACTGTACATTATCAAAATACACATTTATTATTCCAAAAGAGTTATAGTTAGGAGAAATAATGGCTCGAGAACAATTAATATACCAAATCCTATCAATTAGTAAGTCTTGTCGTTCAATAACCGACATTGCAAATCGACTTTATCTCAGCCAACCGTATGTTAGTAAGGAAATCCACCAAGCAGAGGTAAAATATCACACTAAACTACTGCATCGAAAGCCTTTACCAATCAAACTCACCAGAGCTGGCGAGGTTATTCTTGAAAGTTTAGAGAAACAGCTAGAACTACAGAATCAGCTACTAATAGATCTTGCTCCTTTCAGAGATAATTCAGCAAGCTACATTAAAATTGCTACTAATCAGCCGTGGACTACTCTTTATGGCGATATTATTTACAAATATCTTCACAAAAAGTTCCCCTCTATTAACTTCGAATTAACTGAAGTCACTACCGATTTGGCGGAACAAAAACTGTTAACAAGGGAAATAGATTTATTTGCTGGAAAGAATTTAAATAATGATAAGATTGTTAGCAATAAGACATTCACTAATAGGTTCTATTTTCTAATTCCAGCTACATCATCCCTATATTCAAAAACAAACTACATGCGAATCTTAACTAAAAGAGATTTAACCAAGTTTAATAATCAAAACTTTGTATCTTTGACTGACGATTCATTCTTTCAAAAATTAGTTGATCATATGTTGATTGATAACAATGTTAATCAAGGAAAAGTCTTAAAAGTAGATAACCATGTTGTAGGTACTAACGCTGCGGCTCAAGGAGCTGGTATTTTTGTCACAAGTTATGATTTTGCAGAAAAATGGATTGGCAAGAAGCCATTTAACTTAGTAGAAATACCTACTACCCTACTAAACTTTGACATAGCAGTTTCCTATCACTACAAAGCATCAACTCTGATTAAAGAAATAGCTAAAAGTCTAGAAGCTTTAGAAGAAGCATACGGCAAAAAGCTTGGAATAATTTAAAATAAAAAAGGCTTGATCTACCTGTATATGAAGTGAGACCTAAAAGTGAGACACTTTTAGGTCTTTTACTATGTCTAAATTTAATAAAGCACAATCCGTTCGGGGATAACTGAGCAGTTTGTCTTCGTATAAGCTTTGAATAGCCGCTAAGGTTTGGCTGGCGCTGGCGTGATAACGTTTATTCATGGCACTTTGGAGACTAGATAGCGAGAATAGTTGGGGACTAGCTCGTTTTTTGTCTTGCTTTTGGACGTCCTTGATAAAACCGTCCTGTGAGCCTTTCTGAACGTGTTTAGCCTGCATGAATGTCATTAGCCCTGCTTCGTCTTTAAATCGCTGATAGGGGTCTAATTTTGCGACGAATTTTGGCTGATTAGCTAAAATTTCCGCATTTAGCTCAAAATAAGGTTCCGGCTTAAAGTTTTTGATTGCCTGGTCTCTTTGATAAACCATATACAAAGTTGGCGTCTGTACTCGACCAATCGAGTACACCTCGCGCACCCGTTTTGTCTTAATAGCAAGGTGTATAAAGGGCTGCCATTCATTCCAATTAACCAGTCGCTAATTTTGTGATTACAAGTGCATGCCCCCATCTTCATGCCGGTTTCGAGTTTGGTGTTGCCGTTGCTTTTTCGTCATTTCCCACTCAGTCTCCTTTAAACCTTGCGCCTGTTTTTGCCGTTCGTAATCTTCATCACGGGCATATAGGGCGGTCATGATTGCGTTACTAAAGGCCGTCTTTAAGTAGTAGCTTGGACTAACTGGCTTGTAATTTAGCGGTTGATAATGTCCAATATTTACTTTTCTATACTGGTCGTCCTTGGCTTGTTGCCCTTTTAACTGCTTTTGGATTTTCTCGATCTGACTGTTCTTAATCGTCGGATCGGCTTTGCATTCGCCAAAAAAGAGTTGTTTAGTGCCATCATGCTTTAAAACCCGTTGTAAGTGATGATTTTCTAACTGATCTAAGCTAAGCTGTCCCGATAAATAAGCTAGTCCTTGTTGATGTTCTTGGGGACTGAACACCTGTGGTGGATTTGCTTGCCACTGTTCAATTGTTTCAGCCTGACATGGCTTTAAAACAGGATCATAGTACATCACGGCTGTATAGGCTTGTTCCTGTTTAGTCATTGGTAATTCATCTAAATCGCCTTTGGGAAAGGCCCTTTTCAATACTTCATGGTATTGCGTTTTAATGACTTGCTTAACAGCCATGATTGTTCGCAAATCTTTGACTGCGCGAGTAATCTTTTGTTGTTCTGCTGGTGAATACTTTTCTAGCAGTCCTTGATCGACATGTTCTAGACTTTCTAAGCTATCAGAGTGGATCATCAGCGTATATTTCAGATCGTTTTTAACTTCCTTTTCTTGTTGCATTAATAACTTAAAACCAACGTATGGCCGCTTAGTAAAGGTCAATAATTGTTGGGTCAACAAATCATCACGAATGTTCATTAAACGTTCGTTTAATTCACTACCCTTGAAAACTGTTTGTTCGCTATCGGTTTGCTTAATTAATTCTCGTCTTTCAGCTTGCGTGGTCTGTTCAAAATTAAGCTCTGGATAAAGTTTTTTCGTAGTGCGATCGACCACTTTATTTAAGAGTTCATCTGCTTTTTTAAGTGAGCTTTCTTGTTGGTTAATTGTCAATAATTGTTTAGTCACATCTTCACCAACCGCATGTTTAATTAAGGTGCTGTTTTTCCAATTAAATAGCATGCGCCGTTTATCATCTAAGTTCTCCAAACTGATATAAGTTTTCAGTTCATGGCTTAACTCTTTAACTACCCGTTTTTCATTAAACGAGAAGTGTTTACTTAGGCTATCTAAATGACCTCTATTGATTACTTTTTCTTGGTTGTTTTTATAACTGGCTTTGGCCTTGCGATAGTTCTTAACTTGTTGGTTAAATTCTTTTCTTTCATGCCGCTTACTATTGATTCCCTCATGTTGAGTTGGTGTATCATCTATTCCCTCCTCGATAAATGATTTTTCGCTGATCCGATCGGGAATATTTTTTTGCTCTAAAACTTGATTTACACTAACCGCCCAATTGTGCCGCCATTCAGTTATTTTTTCTTTTTTATCCCAATCAACCAACCAAATTTTTCGGTTTCTCACATTCCCTGCAGGGGTCTTAGTTTTATTACCATGACTATCTAAAATGTATTCGGTTTTTGTTTTCTGGCCCCAAGTACCATCGGGGTTAAATGGGCGATTGGTTAACATCACATGTGCGTGCGGATTGTCTGGGTGATCACGATGAATCGCTACATCGGCTACCATGCCTTGATCAACAAAGTTTTCTTGCACGTATTTAGTTAATAATGTTTTTTGTTCATCTTCACTTAACTCAATTGGTAAAGCCACGTTAAACTCTTTTGCATACCTTGAGTTTGATTTACGATCTTTCTTTTCAACTTCATTCCATAATTGTTCTCGATTACTGGCCCATGCTGGTGCATTTTTTGGCGTCAAAATAAAGCTTTCTGGCATAACCGAGCGGGCATAAAAATAGTGGCGACCTTCCTTATCATCAAATAGCTTTTCACCACTTCGATAAGCGGCACTGGCAATCGCACTTCGTCCTTTACCAGCACTAATATTACTAAAACTCATGTGAAAAATTGCCATGTCGGTCACCACCTTTCTTTGGGTTTATGGGTTTGACTTTGTTGTCGCCATCGGCGACTTCTAATACAGGTTTTAATGGGTTTATCACAACGTCATCAAAGATGACGTGTAAGTGCGCATTGACCTCGTTTCACTCGGTCTTCTGATTATCTTAACTTTAATTTAGTGTATGCCTTCCGCTTCGCTATTTCAAATTTTATACTTTGACTTAACGTTTCCTATATGATATAGTTTCGGTGATTATTTCTAATATGATTGGAGGGATCGTTATGTCTCAAAGTAACTTAGAAAAACAAGAAGCTAAATTAAAAGCCCTTAATCAAAAAATTAAGGACGAAAAAAATAAGATTGATCAACGGCTAGGTAAACAAATCATCAGTCAAGCCAATTTAGATTATGCTAATTTGTCTAACGATCAGATTAAGCTTTTAGCCAAGCAATTTTCTGAATTTTTAAAGGTAAAGTCCGTAGATCATTAGCCATACGAGATGGGGAAATTCCATGTCTAATCAATATGAAAAACTAGTCGAGCAGCAAGCGCGTTTAAAACAAAAAATTGAGCGAGAAGATTTTAAATTACGGCAATCTAAATACTACGAAAATCGGCAAGCCCGCAAAGCCCGTTCTCGCCGATTAATTCAAAAAGGAGCTTTGCTCGAAAAATACTTTCAAGCTGATAACCTTTCGGTCGAACAAACCGAAGATCTTTTAAAAATATTTGCTAATTATGTTAATGCTCATAAACCGAATAAATTCAAAAACGATCAGCCTAATAACTAGGCCGATCGTTTTTATTTTCTGAATCATTCATGGGATTTCTAATTTTTAAATCTGAATTATTTTTAACAAAGGAATTTAATTGTTTTTGAACGGCTGCTTCAAAGGTGATTTTGGGGTTTATTCAAGGAAAATCTCGCAAATTATTTTTAATTACCTGGTCATGCTCTCTTCTGTAAACTGATACAAATTTTTGGCTATTATCGCAGATCACGACGTTATCAGCTTTGAATGCAACTGCTGCTAAAATATGATTTGATTGATTATAGCGTTTTTAACAACTTCATCTGGTACCCCGTGCCCACCTTTTTTGACCCGTTCATGAACTCGATTAATTGTTACTTTTTCGTTTTTTAACGCCACGTATAAAAGTGTTACCTCAAAACCATTTTGGTGAGCCAGATCAATTAAATTCAATTGCGCCCTACCCTGGCCAGCCAAGGTTGTTTCAACATGGATACTCCGCCCGATATCTAAAGCCGCTGGAATTGTTTTATTTCTTCGCGCATTGCCCTAAAGTTATCACGATCTTTACGCCAATCGCCACCCATTTTTTGTAGGATTTCATCGGCATTTAATCGTTTGGAGTGAGTAAATAATTCGGGTCTCGCGCGATATAAAGTGCTTTTACCAGCGCCGTTTATACCAGCTACGATGAGGTATCTTTTTAGCTCACTCATGTTAAATCACGAAATGCTTTTCGTTGATAATTTTCTC encodes the following:
- the mobQ gene encoding MobQ family relaxase; translated protein: MAIFHMSFSNISAGKGRSAIASAAYRSGEKLFDDKEGRHYFYARSVMPESFILTPKNAPAWASNREQLWNEVEKKDRKSNSRYAKEFNVALPIELSEDEQKTLLTKYVQENFVDQGMVADVAIHRDHPDNPHAHVMLTNRPFNPDGTWGQKTKTEYILDSHGNKTKTPAGNVRNRKIWLVDWDKKEKITEWRHNWAVSVNQVLEQKNIPDRISEKSFIEEGIDDTPTQHEGINSKRHERKEFNQQVKNYRKAKASYKNNQEKVINRGHLDSLSKHFSFNEKRVVKELSHELKTYISLENLDDKRRMLFNWKNSTLIKHAVGEDVTKQLLTINQQESSLKKADELLNKVVDRTTKKLYPELNFEQTTQAERRELIKQTDSEQTVFKGSELNERLMNIRDDLLTQQLLTFTKRPYVGFKLLMQQEKEVKNDLKYTLMIHSDSLESLEHVDQGLLEKYSPAEQQKITRAVKDLRTIMAVKQVIKTQYHEVLKRAFPKGDLDELPMTKQEQAYTAVMYYDPVLKPCQAETIEQWQANPPQVFSPQEHQQGLAYLSGQLSLDQLENHHLQRVLKHDGTKQLFFGECKADPTIKNSQIEKIQKQLKGQQAKDDQYRKVNIGHYQPLNYKPVSPSYYLKTAFSNAIMTALYARDEDYERQKQAQGLKETEWEMTKKQRQHQTRNRHEDGGMHL
- a CDS encoding LysR family transcriptional regulator; this encodes MAREQLIYQILSISKSCRSITDIANRLYLSQPYVSKEIHQAEVKYHTKLLHRKPLPIKLTRAGEVILESLEKQLELQNQLLIDLAPFRDNSASYIKIATNQPWTTLYGDIIYKYLHKKFPSINFELTEVTTDLAEQKLLTREIDLFAGKNLNNDKIVSNKTFTNRFYFLIPATSSLYSKTNYMRILTKRDLTKFNNQNFVSLTDDSFFQKLVDHMLIDNNVNQGKVLKVDNHVVGTNAAAQGAGIFVTSYDFAEKWIGKKPFNLVEIPTTLLNFDIAVSYHYKASTLIKEIAKSLEALEEAYGKKLGII